The genomic DNA TTGGTCTTCAGCGATCAATAAGTCTTTTAACTTCTCAAATAAGCAATAACAACACAACTCCATCTTTATCAAAATTAAGTTCCTTGTCTGTCCACCAGGAGGAAGTtactgaacaaaagaacaatacaaacctgaaatcagacagagaaactggaggaggagctaaGCGGTTCCTGACCAATAGGGGAACTTCCATAGTCAGTACAATTTAATAGACAAACctgaaacatgagcttcattcaacatgctgtcactgcatcactgtgtgtcctctctactgcttctctacattataacaggtatggagatcatgcagcatgaagacagttcatttcattacatctgaatgtccatcattgattccagagttcttgtgtctttaggtttcagctgtgaagaactcactccagtccagaaagaacagtccggttcagaagacacaactgttactctgtcctacaaataccacaaaccagcaactggtgctgatgttttcttctggtatcgacaatatccaggaaaaccaccagagttcctcatCTCTCACTGGGTAACACGAAATATATCAGCGTCCAGACTGTTAGCTGCAGTGAGTGTAGATCAAACCCAGATGGATCTGcagatctcctctgctgcagtgacagactctgctctgttctactgtgctgtgaggcccacagtgacagcaaacccacagtctctgtacaaaaacacaagctgctggaaaccttcattcactctgatcaacttacccctgacctccagcagggggcgacattATCCAGTAGGAGGTGGACTAATTCTGCACTGTGTCAATaagaactgctgctgacaagagaacaattgtcagtgtgaatgtggaacatcagctagttcctcctgatcattaaaaccTGCTGGTAGAGATGGAGCATTGGCTGTGGATGATTCTAGCTGCTCTCTTCTTTGGTGAGACACAAATCACGTCATTTAAAACCCTTTCACACCATAAAGGTCTTCATTGATTTCTATCTtcctctattttttcttttgctccagaatgtaaaggagaagacaaagtgATCCAGACAACAGGAGATGTCATTGCTCCTGAAGGAGCTTCAGTCACACTcgactgtaaatatttcaccagTCTCTCAGGTCCAACCCTGCTTTGgtacaaacaggatggaaacaaCGGCCCCAAATTCATGCTGAGTCGCTATAAACTggatgaaggaaacacagaCGCTGAGTTCAGAGAGAGATTTTCATCCAGACTGAATTCCTCCTCAAGATCAGGTCCTCTGAAGATCCAGAACCTCCAGCCGTCTGACTCTGCTGTGTACTACTGTGTtgtgaggcccacagtgacaggaaacaccagaACTCTGTACAGAAACCTGTTGAAgcacagacaacagcatcctccACAACATCCACCAGAGGGAGTCACACACTGTTAAACTTCACTGATCTGTCCACGTCAGCTGTGGTTCATTGTTTAAACAGTTGGATTTCAAATCATGTGTTGACTCATTGTTAGTCTTTCTTTCAAGTAGTAATGTGAGTCTGAACAAGGACATATTAGATACTGGAGTCAGTTTAGACGTCTTCAttgtcagaaggctgctgtccCAGACGGGGTGAATCCCAGTGTGCTTACATCCTGTACCTCTCAGCTATGTTTAGTCCTACAACATGTCTTCAGCATGAGACTGAGACTACAGAGTGTCCCTGTAATCTGGAAGACATCTTCCCAGGGACCTGTACCAAAATACACAAAGGCCAAGTGGAGCTAATCATTATAGACCTGTATCGCTGACCTCCCACAATCATGAAGACCCTTGACAGAGTTGTCCAGAAGTTCCTCCGGCTCCTGGTCCAACCTCTAATGGATCGTCTGACATTCGCCTAACATTGGATGCCATCATCTACCTGGTGAATCACGTTTACGCTCACCTGGACAAGGTAGAAAACACCATGAGAGTCATGTTTATTGACCTCTCTAGTCCTTTGAACACAATCCAGAAGACTTTTCTCTTCTAGGTGAGAAGTTGACGACTGTGCAGGTTTACCATCCTCTAGTGTTCTGGATTGTTGACCGCCTCACTTCCAGACAACAGTTTGTGttgaagtctgtgtgtctgacagtgtgGTCAGCAACTCTGGGGCCCCAAAAGGGCCGGGTctgtctcctttcctctttacaCCACTGACTTTAGCTACTACACAGAGACCTGTCATCTCCAGAAGTTTCCTGATGACAGTGGTGGTTGGAAGTATCAATAAAGGTAATGAGACAGAGTGTTATTTGTCCTTATGGAAGTCCAGAGTTGCCCTTTTGTTTCCCTTCACTTTCCACTAATTGCCTTGACTGGGTTAGGAACACATAGTCAGCTGAAGCTGGAAGGGTCTTGACTTTGCAGAAGCAGGAACAAATAACTGAATTGAGACAAAATCATGGTCTGAAGCTGAGCTTTGCTGATCTACCTTTTTTGAACTACCAATTATAATATGGataattttagtgtttttactttttctccccATACTTTCTGAAACAGCGAAACTGTAACAAAAGCAATTTCATCTTCAGCGATCAATAAGTCTTTTAACTtcccaaataaacaacaacacaactccatCTTTCACAAAATGACATTCCTTGTCTGTCCACCAGGAGGAAGTTACTGAACAAAGGAACAATACAAACCTGAAATCAGACAGAGAGACTGAAGGAGGAGCTAAACGGTTCCTGACCAATAGGGGAACTTCCATAGTCAGTACAATTTAATAGACAAACCTGAAACATGAGTTTcattcaacatgctgtcactgcatcactgtgtgtcctctctactgcttctctacattataacaggtatggagatcatgtagcatgaagacagttcatttcattacatctgaatgtccatcattgattccagagttcttgtgtctttaggtttcagctgtgaagaactCACTCCAGTCCAGAAAGAACAGTCCGATTCAGAAGACACACCTGTTACTCTGTCCTACAAATACCACAAACCTGCTGATAATTATGATTTTTTCTTCTGGTATCGACAATATCCAGGaaaaccaccagagttcctcatCTCCCACCggggaacacaaaataaatcccagtccagactgttagctgcagtgagtgtagatcaaacccagatggatctgcagatctcctctgctgcagtgacagactctgctctgttctactgtgctgtgaggcccacagtgacagcaaacccacagtctctgtacaaaaacacaagctgctggaaaccttcattcactctgatgaacttacccctgacctccagcagggggcgacattATCCAGTAGGAGGTGGACTAATTCTGCACTGTGTCAATaagaactgctgctgacaagagaacaattgtcagtgtgaatgtggaacatcagctagttcctcctgatcattaaaaccTGCTGGTAGAGATGGAGCATTGGCTGTGGATGATTCTAGCTGCTCTCTTCTTTGGTGAGACACAAATCACGTCATTTAAAACCCTTTCACACCATAAAGGTCTTCATTGATTTCTATCTtcctctattttttcttttgctccagaatgtaaaggagaagacaaagtgATCCAGACAACAGGAGATGTCATTGCTCCTGAAGGAGCTTCAGTCACACTCGACTGTAAATATTTCTCCAGCGACACACGTCCAAACCTGCTTTGgtacaaacaggatggaaacaaCGGCCCCAAATTCATGCTGAGTCGCTATAAACTggatgaaggaaacacagaagctGAGTTCAGAGAGAGATTTTCATCCAGACTGAATTCCTCCTCAAGATCAGTTCCTCTGAAGATCCAGAACCTCCAGCCGTCTGACTCTGCTGTGTACTACTGTGTTCtgaggcccacagtgacaggaaacaccagaactctgtacaaaaacctgttgaagcacagacaacagcatcctccACAACATCCACTAGAGGGAGTCACACACTGTTAAACTTCACTGATCTGTCCACGTCAGCTGTGGTTCATTGTTAAAAAGTGGGATTTCAAATCATGTGTTGACTCTATGTATCCTTCTACCCCGTTAAGATTTTGTACTATTGGTGGGGCAGCTTTAAAAATTCATTGTTAGTCTTTCTTTCAAGTAGTAATGTGAGTCTGAACAATGACATATTAGATGCTGGAGTCAGTTTAGACGTCTTCAttgtcagaaggctgctgtccCAGACGGGGTGAATCCCAGTGTGCTTACATCCTGTACCTCTCAGCTATGTTTAGTCCTACAACATGTCTTCAGCATGAGACTGAGACTACAGAGTGTCCCTGTAATCTGGAAGACATCTTCCCAGGGACCTGTACCAAAATACACAAAGGCCAAGTGGAGCTAATCATTATAGACCTGTATCGCTGACCTCCCACAATCATGAAGACCCTTCACAGAGTTGTCCAGAAGTTCCTCCGGCTCCTGGTCCAACCTCTAATGGATCCTCTGACATTCGCCTAACATTGGATGCAATCATCTACCTGGTGAATCATGTTTACGCTCATCTGGACAAGGTAGAAAACACCATGAGAGTCATGTTTATTGACCTCTCTAGTCCTTTGAACACAATCCAGAAGACTTTTCTCTTCTAGGTGAGAATTTGACGACTGTGCAGATTTACCATCCTCTAGTGTTCTGGATTGTTAACCGCCTCACTTCCAGACAACAGTTTGTGttgaagtctgtgtgtctgacagtgtgGTCAGCAACTCTGGGGCCCCAAAAGGGCCAGGTctgtctcctttcctctttacaCCACTGACTTTAGCTACTACACAGAGACCTGTCATCTCCAGAAGTTTCCTGATGGTGGTTGGATGTATCAATAAAGGTAATGAGACAGAGTGTTATTTGTCCTCATGATGGTCCAGAGTTGCCCTTTTTTTACCCTTCACTTTCCACTAATTGCCTTGACTGGGTTAGGAACACATAGTCAGCTGAAGCTGGAAGGGTCTTGAATTTGCAGAAGCAGGAACAAATAACTGAATTGAGAGAAAATCATGGTCTGAAGTTGAGCTTTGATGATCTACCTTTTTTGATCTACCAATTATAATATACATAATTgtagtgtttttacttttctccCTATGCTTTCTGAAGCAGCGAAACTGTCACAAAAGCATTTTTGTCTTCAGCGATCAATAAGTCTTTTAACTTCTTGTtctcttctgcgcatgcgcgagcaggctgcagtttcctctgctcagagcgagtttgtttgcataattttgcatgtttttctatgtttctgcgtgtatttttctaacgttaaattatataatgtatagtaatatgctggtgtactccagggaggagttgatgtctctgagggtcaaaggagaccccgcaacacgcgatctcatccccgctgagctccaaCGGAGATATCgaggatgccgagcgggtcgagttgaaaggactagactaacgactagagccgctaaccggaggagagtcaagccctccgtcccctccgtcatcacggggaacgtgaactctctacccaacaagttggacgaactgacggcgctgtgcaggactgatcatcgctaccgggagaccagcttgttggtgttctcagagacgtggctaactggtgacgtgccggacgctaacgtccgactaaccggcttctcctccgtccgagcggaccgggacacgaacaccaccggtaagaagaaaggaggtggattaatcatctacaccaacgatagatggtgccatccgggacatgtgacggtgaaatcaacactgtgtaaccgcgacctggagctaacagctgttagcatcagaccctactacccggcgcgtgaattctcacacgtcatcgtcctcgccgtctacatccctccacgtgcggaccctgagacggcacgcgagaccatctgtgggaccacctctgctctacggacccggcacccggaggcgctcatcattatcaccggtgactttaatcatgtaaccttggactcatctctccccacaatggtccagtgtgtagactgtcccacacggaagaacagaaccatcgatctgttctacactaatgctaaggaggcatacaccgccacccccctccctccactaggtaaatcagaccataacctagtgtacctacagcccacctacatcccgctggtgaaacggctgccagcaacaacacgacaggtcaggaggtggtccccggaagcagaggagatgctgaggaactgcttccagaccaccgactgggatgttattgtgggctcacatggggaggacattgagggggcagctcagtgttttacagactacatgaacttctgtgtggacaccgtggcccctgtcaggacaatcaggtgttaccccaacaacaaaccatgggtaaccaaggaagtcaaggctgtcctgaacaggaagaagcgggcgttcaggagcaagaacgaggaggagatgaggaaggcccagaaggaagtgagactctgcctgagggaggccaaggaggcgtacaggaggaagctggagaagcagctggggcgcaaccaagtgcgggaggtctggaatgggatgagaaccatcaccggacacgggaaagggcgcagcactgtggaggggaatattgaacgagcgaatgaacttaacagctttttcaatcggttcagctcccccaccactcccggctcctcgtaccaggcctctcctggcctacagacctctcctggcctacaggcctctcctggccctacagaccgctccactgatgctccctcctcctgtccttcctctccttccacccccacttctcccgagcccactccaagaactgcgaagctcaacggccccacctcaaccactggacttccaacctcgccacaacctcctgctcccaccacgaccgagaccatcatcactgcagacctggtgacgacaacgctgaggaggctccgtccctacaaggcggctggaccagataaggtctccccaagactcctccgagcctgtgcttcggaactaggggaccccctgcaacaattgttcaacctcagtctgcggctggggagggtcccgtcactgtggaagacctcctgcattgtccctgtacccaagaaaggacgccctactgagctcaacgaccaccgaccggtcgctcttacctcccacgtaatgaagaccctagagcgactggtcctggagctcatgcgtccacaggtgcagggtgctatggaccctctccagtttgcctatcaggccaaggttggggttgacgatgctgtcatgtacctcctccaccgcacactctcctacctggacgccgggggctgtgccgtcagagtgctcttcttcgacttttcgagtgccttcaacaccatccagccccagctcctgcaggataaactgacctccatggctgtggacccctacctcgtgagctggattacggactacctaacggacagaccccagtacgtccgtatgggggactgtttgtcttctatggtgaccagcagcacgggggcgccacaggggaccgttctgtcccccattctcttcaccctctacacatcagacttcaagcacaactcggatacatgccacatacagaagtactccgatgacacagcgatagtggcatgtatccgggagggtgatgagggggggtacagggcattggtggctgacttcgtggagtggtgccaacagaaccagctccagctcaacgtctccaagactaaggagatggttctggatttccggcgggcacctccctctccacagccagtgatcatcaaaggcagtgaggtggaggtggtagaaaactataagtacctgggactgcagctagacagcagactggactggtcactcaactccaactgtgtgtacaagaaggggcagagcaggatgtacttcctaaggaggctggccttcttcaacatctgtcctaagctccttctcatgttctatcagtccgtagtctccagtgtgctgtcatacgccattgtgtgttggggtgggggggccaggaaaagagatatggaccgtctgaacagactcatccgcagagcgggctcagtggtcgggctgagcctggactctgtggagacagttctggagagcaggaccatgtctaaaattaaggccatcatgaacaacaccaggcaccccctacacaccaccttctcccagcagagaagcaccttcagcggcagactgctgtcacacagcgcctccacagagaggctgaggtcctccttcgtgccccgtgccatcagggggtacaatgactctctcaggaggagcgggggggaggtggcgaggtcagcacggggttgaatatggatttaatttaatttaatttaaatttaattttatactgttgtatatatatatatatatatatatatatatataatttatttattttttatactgttttatattttaattcaattttatcctgtttagattttattttatactgtttatattttaatactgtaatatttttaaattttatactgtttatattttagttatagtttagtatataagtcctgttagtgctgcatgtgtctgtctgttagtgtaatgtgtgtcttgtggtatgtcctgtgatgtcaatgtttccttttctcctggtgtttatccagtattatttgttaagtaatgcctgagcagtggatatatgcaatttcctccgggattaataaagtatctatctatctatctatctatctatctatctatctatctatctatctatctatctatctatctattctcaAATAAGCAATAACAACACAACTCCATCTTTCACAAAATGACATTCCTTGTCTGTCCACCAGGAGGAAGTtactgaacaaaagaacaatacaAACCTGAAATCAGACAGAGAAACTGAAGGAGGAGCTAAGCGGTTCCTGACCAATAGGGGAACTTCCATAGTCAGTACAATTTAATAGACAAAccagaaacatgagcttcattcaacatgctgtcactgcatcactgtgtgtcctctctactgcttctctacattataacaggtatggagatcatgcagcatgaagacagttcatttcattacatctgaatgtccatcattgattccagagttcttgtgtctttaggtttcagctgtgaagaactCACTCCAGTCCAGAAAGAACAGTCCGGTTCAGAAGACACAACTGTTACTCTGTCCTACAAATACCACAAACCAGCAACTGGTGCTGATGTTTTCTTCTGGTATCAACAATATCCAGGaaaaccaccagagttcctcatGTCTCACTtgggaacacaaaataaatcccagtccagactgttagctgcagtgagtgtagatcaaacccagatggatctgcagatctcctctgctgcagtgacagactctgctctgttctactgtgctgtgaggcccacagtgacagcaaacccacagtctctgtacaaaaacacaagctgctggaaaccttcattcactctgatcaacttacccctgacctccaccagggggcgacattATCCAGTAGGAGGTGGACTAATTCTGCACTGTGTCAATaagaactgctgctgacaagagaacaattgtcagtgtgaatgtggaacatcagctagttcctcctgatcattaaaaccTGCTGGTAGAGATGGAGCATTGGCTGTGGATGATTCTAGCTGCTCTCTTCTTTGGTGAGACACAAATCACGTCATTTAGGACCCTTTCACACCATAAAGGTCTTTATtgattcatctcttcctctgtttttttctttcactccagaatgtaaaggagaagacaaagtgATCCAGACAACAGGAGATGTCATTGCTCCTGAAGGAGGTTCAGTCACACTcgactgtaaatatttcaccagCACCTCAGGTCCAAACCTGCTTTGgtacaaacaggatggaaacaaCGGCCCCAAATTCATGCTGAGTCGCTATAAACTggatgaaggaaacacagaagctGAGTTCAGAGAGATATTCATCCAGACTGAATTCCTCCTCAAGATCAGTTCCTCTGAAGATCCAGAACCTCCAGCCGTCTGACTCTGCTGTGTACTACTGTGTTCTGAGGccacagtgacaggaaacaccagaactctgtacaaaaacctgttgaagcacagacaacagcatcctccACAACATCCACCAGAGGGAGTCACACACTGTTAAACGTCACTGATCTGTCCACGTCAGCTGTGGTTCATTGTTTAAACACTTGAATCATGTGTTGACTCTATCTATTTTTCTACCCCGTTAagattttgtactttttttagGACAGCTTTAAAAATTCATTGTTAGTCTTTCTTTCAATTAGAAAAGTGAGTCCAGAACAATGATGTATTAGATGCTGGAGTCAGTTTAGACGTCTTCAttgtcagaaggctgctgtccCAGACGGGGTGAATCCCAGTGTGCTTACATCCTGTACCTCTCAGCTATGTTTAGTCCTACAACATGTCTTCAGCATGAGACTGAGACTACAGAGTGTCCCTGTAATCTGGAAGACATCTTCCCTGGTACCTGTACGAAATACACCACGGCCAAGTGGAGCTATGGATTATAGACCTGTAGCACTGACCTCCCTCATCATGAAGAACCTCGACAGAGTCGTCCGGAAGATCGTCCGTCCCCTGGTCCAACCATTAATAGATTCTCTGACATTTGCCGAACAATGGATGCCATCATCTACCTGGTGAACCATGTCTATTGTCACCTGGACAAGGTAGAAAACCACATGAGAGTCATGTTCATTGACTTCTCTAGTGCTTTGAACACCATCGAGATTACTTTTGTCCTCTAGGTGAGAAGTTGACGACTGTGTCCTGGATTGTTAACCGCCTCACTTCCAgacaacagtgtgtgtttatgtttcaagtttcaagtttattcattcttatgtagcccagattcacaaactatgtctcaaagggctttacaatctaaACATGGatgatatccctctgacctttgtgcgcTACGAGCaatacgaccctcacatcggataaggaacaactccccccaaaacccttttaacaggggaaaaaatggatgggagaaacctcaggaagactgtagaggagggacccctcttccaggagtggaaaggcgaagcaatagatatgacatgtacagattaacaacacagtatTAATAACCAtgatagtaacaataataaatgtataacaaaggcatgctgatccatccagtagagagtcaccaccagccgatgaagcacacagaggtcaccgattgccgaggatccaccactctgaggacagaccagacagtgcctaagtcattgatttaaaaaaagttatagtttaaggttactctggcaaaaccccaaaaccacagcagaaccaaatgaggcagaaccagcactcccctagtggatggtgaaacaggaccactgtacagcttgtgctatcgccagc from Antennarius striatus isolate MH-2024 chromosome 18, ASM4005453v1, whole genome shotgun sequence includes the following:
- the LOC137612379 gene encoding T cell receptor alpha chain MC.7.G5-like, whose protein sequence is MEHWLWMILAALFFECKGEDKVIQTTGDVIAPEGASVTLDCKYFSSDTRPNLLWYKQDGNNGPKFMLSRYKLDEGNTEAEFRERFSSRLNSSSRSVPLKIQNLQPSDSAVYYCVLRPTVTGNTRTLVVSNSGAPKGPGFSCEELTPVQKEQSGSEDTTVTLSYKYHKPATGADVFFWYQQYPGKPPEFLMSHLGTQNKSQSRLLAAVSVDQTQMDLQISSAAVTDSALFYCAVR